In one Aminivibrio pyruvatiphilus genomic region, the following are encoded:
- a CDS encoding ketopantoate reductase family protein → MKTVFVGLGGVGGYYGGKAARAFEGGSEHRVVFLARGEHLRAITDKGLRVLAQDEEFLARPFLATDDPAEIGTADLVVFAVKGYDLRMAARTAAPLVGPETAVLPLLNGVNSPEILAGTLPPCRMLNGCVYISARIEGPGVVRQTGGSRKLFFGPVSGGREQYLPVEEMFRKAGIDAALVDDVNEAVWTKFIFMAPFAGVTSLFGRSFGEVLAGQDSQPMLEGMMREIQALAVLKGVSLPADIVELSLAKGVAFPPDTKSSMQLDCEKGRRTEIETFLGFVVREGERLGGDVHLTRGVYDALRMRADHPCGCVYEQEGQRP, encoded by the coding sequence ATGAAGACTGTGTTTGTTGGGCTCGGCGGTGTCGGCGGGTACTACGGCGGCAAAGCGGCCCGGGCATTTGAAGGCGGCAGTGAGCACCGGGTGGTGTTTCTCGCCAGGGGAGAGCATCTCCGGGCCATCACGGACAAGGGGCTGAGGGTGCTGGCCCAGGACGAGGAGTTCCTCGCAAGGCCCTTCCTTGCTACCGACGATCCCGCTGAAATCGGAACAGCCGATCTTGTGGTCTTTGCGGTAAAGGGGTACGACCTCCGGATGGCCGCCCGGACGGCCGCCCCCCTCGTGGGACCGGAGACAGCGGTCCTTCCGCTGCTGAACGGGGTGAACAGTCCTGAAATCCTGGCCGGGACACTGCCTCCGTGCCGGATGCTCAACGGGTGCGTATACATCTCCGCCCGGATCGAGGGGCCCGGGGTGGTCCGCCAGACGGGGGGCAGCAGGAAGCTCTTCTTCGGCCCCGTGTCCGGCGGCAGGGAGCAGTACCTGCCCGTGGAGGAAATGTTCAGGAAGGCGGGGATAGATGCGGCTCTCGTGGATGACGTGAACGAGGCCGTCTGGACGAAGTTCATCTTCATGGCGCCCTTTGCCGGGGTAACGTCTCTCTTCGGAAGATCTTTCGGCGAAGTTCTCGCGGGGCAGGACAGCCAGCCCATGCTCGAGGGGATGATGCGTGAGATACAGGCCCTTGCAGTGCTCAAGGGAGTTTCCCTTCCGGCGGACATAGTCGAGCTGTCCCTTGCAAAGGGAGTGGCCTTCCCGCCGGACACGAAATCATCCATGCAGCTCGACTGTGAAAAGGGGCGCAGAACGGAAATCGAAACCTTCCTGGGATTCGTCGTCCGGGAGGGAGAGCGTCTCGGAGGCGATGTTCACCTCACCCGGGGCGTGTACGACGCCCTGAGAATGAGGGCGGATCACCCCTGCGGCTGCGTTTACGAGCAGGAGGGACAGCGCCCGTAG
- a CDS encoding Fur family transcriptional regulator, with protein sequence MRSPEDLLRERGIRPTELRKEVLRILFGEGRPLSWKDTFTRFTGKRVNKVSLYRTLSLLEEKGLVHKVLGTDGAWHYCAHLPEGNRCPGNHPHFLCLACGRMICLEDQPLPTVQVPEGCVVEGKQLLAYGRCPSCS encoded by the coding sequence ATGAGAAGCCCGGAAGACCTTCTCAGGGAAAGGGGAATACGGCCCACGGAACTCCGGAAAGAGGTGCTGCGCATTCTTTTCGGGGAAGGGAGACCCCTTTCCTGGAAAGACACGTTCACCCGCTTCACGGGGAAGCGGGTGAACAAGGTGTCGCTGTACAGGACCCTGTCGCTGCTCGAGGAAAAGGGGCTGGTCCACAAGGTCCTCGGCACCGACGGAGCATGGCATTATTGCGCTCACCTCCCCGAAGGAAACAGGTGTCCCGGAAACCACCCCCATTTTCTCTGCCTGGCCTGCGGCAGGATGATCTGCCTGGAGGACCAGCCTCTTCCCACGGTGCAGGTTCCCGAAGGATGCGTCGTGGAGGGGAAGCAGCTCCTCGCCTACGGGCGCTGTCCCTCCTGCTCGTAA
- a CDS encoding molybdopterin-binding protein encodes MAKISYVHVEDALGMTLSHDMTQIDVKTGFKGARFKKGQVLREEDIPMLKSMGKESISVLELEDGDVHEDDAASRLAERLSGEGISSEAPEEGKVSLSALWNGLLVYDEESIHRINDDPDWIVATVANKVPVKKGERVAGIRIVPLTMRKEQVSRGEEATLPMTVFPFAPLKTALVTTGKELAEGRIRDGFAPKLQGKLAGYGASLMGHAVVGDEREEIADAIRTFIEQGAELVIATGGMSVDPDDRTAGAIASVADEVRFRGVPAIPGAHLMLALAGETKIVGAPACVVHDEWTSLDPLLNRLFAGLIPTAAEVRRWGVGGMCRKCRECNYPVCVFAAR; translated from the coding sequence ATGGCGAAAATCAGCTACGTTCACGTGGAAGACGCGCTCGGCATGACCCTTTCCCATGATATGACCCAGATCGACGTGAAGACGGGATTCAAGGGCGCCCGCTTCAAAAAGGGGCAGGTTCTCCGGGAGGAGGACATCCCCATGCTGAAGTCCATGGGGAAGGAATCCATCTCTGTTCTGGAACTGGAGGATGGGGATGTCCACGAGGACGATGCCGCGTCAAGGCTGGCCGAACGTCTCAGCGGCGAGGGGATTTCGTCTGAGGCGCCGGAGGAGGGGAAAGTGTCCCTCTCGGCCCTCTGGAACGGGCTCCTGGTCTATGACGAAGAAAGTATTCACAGGATCAACGACGATCCCGACTGGATCGTCGCAACAGTGGCCAACAAGGTTCCCGTGAAAAAGGGCGAGCGGGTTGCGGGCATCAGGATCGTCCCCCTCACCATGAGGAAGGAACAGGTCAGCAGGGGCGAAGAGGCGACTCTGCCCATGACGGTGTTTCCCTTCGCCCCTCTCAAGACAGCCCTGGTGACCACCGGAAAGGAACTGGCTGAAGGAAGGATCCGTGACGGTTTCGCCCCGAAGCTTCAGGGCAAGCTTGCAGGGTACGGAGCATCCCTTATGGGGCATGCGGTGGTGGGGGACGAAAGAGAAGAGATCGCCGACGCCATCCGGACGTTCATCGAACAGGGGGCGGAGCTGGTGATCGCCACGGGGGGCATGAGCGTGGACCCCGACGACAGGACCGCCGGCGCCATCGCTTCGGTGGCGGATGAGGTCAGGTTCAGAGGTGTCCCCGCGATTCCGGGCGCTCATCTCATGCTCGCCCTCGCGGGCGAGACGAAGATCGTGGGTGCACCCGCCTGCGTGGTCCACGACGAGTGGACAAGCCTGGACCCCCTGCTGAACCGTCTCTTTGCGGGCCTCATTCCCACGGCTGCGGAAGTGAGACGGTGGGGCGTGGGAGGAATGTGCAGGAAATGCAGGGAGTGCAACTATCCCGTTTGTGTCTTCGCGGCCCGATGA
- the nuoE gene encoding NADH-quinone oxidoreductase subunit NuoE, which yields MAFSVDEIRERSRKIAEPWRNGKGGLIPILQAVQEQMGYLPPEALETISRELKIPSSEIYGVATFYAQFHLKPRGRHVVRVCRGTACHVRGSLKILDSVKEITGVEENQTTEDLRFTIEPVACLGACGLAPVMMIDTQTFGRLTPDMVKGILDKFE from the coding sequence ATGGCTTTCAGCGTTGATGAGATCCGCGAAAGGTCCAGGAAAATCGCCGAACCCTGGCGGAACGGCAAGGGAGGTCTCATTCCCATTCTGCAGGCCGTTCAGGAGCAGATGGGATATCTTCCGCCGGAGGCCCTGGAGACCATATCCAGGGAACTGAAAATACCGTCCTCGGAGATTTACGGTGTAGCAACGTTCTACGCCCAGTTTCACCTCAAGCCCAGGGGACGCCATGTGGTGCGGGTCTGCCGGGGAACGGCCTGTCATGTCCGGGGCAGCCTGAAGATACTGGACAGCGTGAAGGAGATCACGGGAGTGGAGGAGAACCAGACCACCGAGGACCTGCGGTTCACCATAGAGCCGGTGGCCTGTCTCGGCGCATGCGGTCTCGCGCCGGTGATGATGATCGACACCCAGACGTTCGGCCGCCTGACTCCCGACATGGTGAAGGGCATCCTCGACAAGTTCGAGTAG
- a CDS encoding (2Fe-2S) ferredoxin domain-containing protein — protein MTQMKIRNLDDLRKLRESSRDLSSARSGGETVIIVGMGTCGIAAGAREILSEVMAELARRNIGDVAVQTTGCIGMCQDEPLLDVIRGGQRVTYGRVKPEDVPTIIAEHVVNGRVVEKMAIGRAD, from the coding sequence ATGACGCAAATGAAAATCAGGAACCTCGACGATCTGAGAAAGCTGAGGGAATCGTCCCGGGACCTTTCGTCCGCACGGTCCGGCGGTGAAACGGTGATTATCGTGGGCATGGGGACCTGCGGCATCGCCGCCGGGGCCAGGGAAATCCTCTCCGAAGTGATGGCCGAACTCGCGAGGAGAAACATCGGCGATGTGGCGGTCCAGACCACGGGCTGCATCGGCATGTGCCAGGACGAACCCCTGCTCGACGTGATCCGGGGAGGCCAGAGGGTGACCTACGGCCGGGTGAAGCCGGAAGATGTTCCCACCATCATAGCGGAGCACGTGGTGAACGGCCGGGTCGTTGAAAAAATGGCCATCGGCCGGGCCGACTAG
- the nuoF gene encoding NADH-quinone oxidoreductase subunit NuoF, protein MPIYRSHILVCGGTGCVSSGARDVTECLRNAIRDRGLSEEVLVVPTGCHGMCEMGPIVVVYPEGTFYCRVQKSDVAEIVEEHIYKGRPVQRLMYSGSEDMPFIPHYKEIPFYGKQHRIALANCGYINPDNIEEYVARGGYEALGKALAGMTPAQVIDEVKTSGLRGRGGGGFPTGLKWSFCASAKGDKKYVICNADEGDPGAFMDRSILEGDPHSVIEGMMLGAYAMGADEGYIYCRAEYPLAIQRLKTAMAQAEAYGLLGENIMDSSFSFTLHVKEGAGAFVCGEETALMASIEGRRGMPRPRPPFPANSGLWGCPTNINNVETWANVPPILRNGGAWYASMGTEKSKGTKVFALTGKIKHTGLVEVPMGITLREIIFDIGGGILDDKKFKAVQIGGPSGGCLTEEHLDTPVSYESLTALGAIMGSGGLVVMDETTCMVDVAKFFLEFTQKESCGKCVPCREGTKHMLLLLEKITDGKGTMEDLDTLEGLAHMVKDMSLCGLGQTAPNPVLTTLRYFRDEYVAHIRDHKCPAGACAALLEYRIIQEACKKCGICARNCPVKCIPGDRNSGYHIETDRCIRCGTCFEKCPFGAIEKK, encoded by the coding sequence ATGCCTATTTATCGTTCCCATATCCTGGTCTGCGGAGGCACCGGATGTGTGTCCAGCGGAGCCCGGGACGTAACGGAGTGTCTCAGGAACGCCATCAGGGACAGGGGGCTCTCCGAGGAAGTGCTCGTAGTGCCCACGGGATGCCACGGAATGTGCGAAATGGGACCCATCGTGGTGGTCTATCCCGAGGGGACCTTCTACTGCCGGGTCCAGAAGTCGGACGTGGCGGAGATAGTGGAGGAGCACATCTACAAGGGACGCCCGGTGCAGCGGCTCATGTACTCGGGCTCCGAGGATATGCCCTTCATCCCCCACTACAAGGAAATCCCCTTCTACGGCAAGCAGCACCGCATCGCCCTGGCGAACTGCGGCTACATCAACCCGGACAACATCGAGGAATACGTCGCCAGGGGCGGCTACGAAGCCCTTGGAAAAGCCCTTGCCGGCATGACGCCCGCCCAGGTGATCGACGAGGTGAAGACCTCCGGCCTGAGGGGGCGCGGAGGCGGCGGTTTCCCCACGGGTCTCAAGTGGAGTTTCTGCGCCTCCGCGAAAGGCGACAAAAAGTATGTCATCTGCAACGCCGACGAGGGGGACCCCGGGGCTTTCATGGACCGGTCCATCCTCGAGGGCGACCCCCACAGCGTCATCGAGGGCATGATGCTCGGGGCCTATGCCATGGGCGCCGACGAAGGATACATCTACTGCCGGGCGGAGTACCCCCTGGCCATCCAGCGGCTGAAAACGGCCATGGCCCAGGCCGAAGCCTACGGCCTCCTGGGGGAGAACATCATGGACAGCAGCTTCTCCTTCACCCTTCACGTCAAGGAAGGGGCCGGTGCCTTCGTCTGCGGCGAAGAGACGGCCCTCATGGCCTCCATCGAGGGGCGGAGGGGGATGCCCCGGCCGCGGCCTCCCTTCCCTGCCAATTCCGGCCTCTGGGGGTGTCCCACGAACATCAACAACGTGGAGACCTGGGCCAATGTTCCCCCGATCCTCAGAAACGGCGGGGCATGGTACGCCTCCATGGGAACCGAGAAGTCCAAGGGAACGAAGGTCTTCGCCCTCACGGGAAAGATCAAGCACACCGGCCTCGTGGAAGTGCCCATGGGCATCACCCTCCGGGAGATCATCTTCGACATCGGCGGCGGCATACTGGACGACAAAAAATTCAAGGCGGTCCAGATCGGCGGCCCCAGCGGAGGATGCCTCACCGAGGAGCATCTGGACACCCCGGTGAGCTACGAGAGCCTCACGGCCCTCGGGGCCATCATGGGTTCCGGCGGTCTCGTTGTCATGGACGAAACCACCTGCATGGTGGACGTGGCCAAGTTCTTCCTGGAGTTCACCCAGAAGGAATCCTGCGGCAAATGCGTTCCCTGCAGGGAAGGCACCAAGCACATGCTGCTGCTCCTCGAGAAGATCACCGACGGCAAGGGCACCATGGAGGACCTGGACACCCTCGAGGGCCTCGCCCACATGGTGAAGGACATGTCCCTCTGCGGCCTGGGGCAGACTGCCCCCAACCCCGTGCTCACAACGCTCCGGTACTTCCGGGACGAGTACGTCGCCCACATCAGGGATCACAAGTGCCCTGCCGGAGCCTGCGCGGCCCTGCTGGAATACAGGATCATCCAGGAGGCCTGCAAGAAGTGCGGCATCTGCGCCAGGAACTGTCCCGTCAAGTGTATCCCGGGCGACCGGAACTCCGGGTACCATATCGAGACCGACCGGTGCATCCGTTGCGGCACCTGCTTCGAGAAGTGCCCCTTCGGCGCTATCGAGAAGAAGTAG
- a CDS encoding molybdopterin-dependent oxidoreductase, which translates to MSDITLVIDGVECRAAKGDTILQVARRNDIYIPTLCWMEGLTPIGSCRMCVVEVEGNPKLLTACTTPAENGMKIHTKTEKLKQYRLQILELLFAGRNHFCMFCSQTGDCELQRLAIEHGMDKVRYPFLYEPFHNDATDPNIQLDHNRCILCLRCIRVCAEKVGAHTLDLEKRGWGTNITADLGKMLGESDTCVSCGACAQVCPTGTITLRDFVYRGRRNDCDDQVESICPLCSLGCRIKAYVRTGSVARVEGLSANSPDGGQLCHKGRWGLPKSTERDRLTAPMIRTGSSFREASWEEALNLIASKLSSASKANRAGALLSELSTDEELSVVSSFFRDTMNMEKVDGFYGNMLRGFVKGFQPFADQGIRPFTGAHNILESDAIVVIGANPQEEAPVAASYIRVSTIIERAKLINLSAGKNPFDGITDADIRAALGGEMEKVLVSLKEAVEGGDEPKDPGMKEAVRILREAKKPVFVIGSSLAEHPALVTEALNLAVASKAFFNDGLGVVPMLRGGNCLGALNTVIGESDWLGDGELDFLYVLSTGMVDEDKRSLEAMTRARFVVVHTPFMVHPLVNMADVLLPAPAWFERSGHYCTLEGERRRMNMIVPPKGNLKGLSVIMNELAGKLGLALQPASAAPCENVYEAKSPSTAARTVSLKEVR; encoded by the coding sequence ATGAGTGATATCACGCTCGTCATCGACGGAGTCGAATGCAGGGCGGCAAAAGGAGACACCATTCTCCAGGTCGCCCGGAGAAACGACATCTACATTCCGACCCTCTGCTGGATGGAGGGGCTGACGCCCATCGGTTCGTGCCGCATGTGCGTCGTGGAGGTGGAGGGGAACCCCAAGCTCCTCACCGCCTGCACCACCCCGGCGGAGAACGGAATGAAGATACATACGAAGACGGAAAAGCTGAAACAGTACCGCCTGCAGATCCTGGAGCTTCTCTTCGCGGGAAGGAACCACTTCTGCATGTTCTGCTCCCAGACGGGAGACTGCGAACTCCAGCGGCTCGCCATCGAGCACGGCATGGACAAGGTTCGCTACCCCTTCCTGTACGAGCCGTTCCATAACGACGCCACGGACCCGAACATCCAGCTGGACCACAACCGGTGCATCCTCTGCCTGAGGTGCATCCGGGTCTGCGCAGAGAAAGTCGGGGCCCATACCCTCGACCTCGAAAAGAGGGGATGGGGAACCAACATCACCGCTGATCTCGGGAAGATGCTCGGCGAGAGCGACACGTGCGTGTCCTGCGGCGCCTGCGCCCAGGTCTGCCCCACGGGAACCATAACCCTCCGGGACTTCGTCTACCGGGGACGGCGGAACGACTGTGACGACCAGGTGGAGAGCATCTGCCCGCTCTGTTCTCTCGGCTGCAGGATCAAGGCCTATGTCCGCACTGGAAGCGTTGCGCGGGTTGAAGGTCTCTCGGCGAACAGCCCCGACGGGGGCCAGCTCTGCCACAAGGGACGCTGGGGCCTGCCCAAATCCACAGAACGGGACCGCCTCACGGCTCCCATGATCCGAACCGGTTCTTCCTTCAGGGAAGCTTCCTGGGAGGAAGCGCTGAATCTCATCGCATCGAAGCTCAGTTCCGCATCGAAGGCCAACAGGGCAGGCGCTCTCCTCTCCGAGCTGTCCACCGACGAAGAACTCTCCGTGGTCTCCTCTTTCTTCAGGGACACCATGAATATGGAGAAGGTGGACGGGTTCTACGGCAACATGCTCCGGGGATTCGTGAAGGGTTTCCAGCCCTTCGCCGACCAGGGAATACGGCCGTTCACCGGGGCGCACAACATCCTCGAGAGCGATGCCATTGTCGTCATCGGGGCGAACCCCCAGGAGGAGGCCCCCGTGGCAGCGAGCTATATCCGGGTCTCCACCATCATCGAGAGAGCGAAGCTTATCAACCTGTCCGCAGGGAAGAACCCCTTCGACGGGATCACCGACGCGGATATCCGGGCCGCCCTCGGGGGTGAGATGGAAAAGGTGCTGGTCTCTCTGAAAGAGGCCGTTGAAGGAGGAGATGAACCGAAGGACCCCGGCATGAAGGAAGCCGTCCGGATTCTCCGGGAAGCGAAGAAGCCCGTGTTCGTCATCGGTTCAAGCCTCGCGGAACATCCCGCCCTCGTCACGGAAGCCCTGAACCTGGCAGTCGCCTCGAAGGCCTTCTTCAACGACGGTCTCGGCGTGGTGCCCATGCTCCGGGGAGGAAACTGCCTCGGTGCACTCAACACGGTCATCGGTGAGAGCGACTGGCTCGGCGACGGCGAGCTCGATTTCCTCTACGTGCTCTCCACCGGCATGGTGGATGAGGACAAACGGTCCCTGGAGGCCATGACCAGGGCACGGTTTGTGGTGGTGCACACCCCCTTCATGGTCCATCCACTGGTGAACATGGCCGATGTGCTCCTTCCCGCCCCGGCGTGGTTCGAACGAAGCGGGCACTACTGCACCCTGGAGGGAGAGCGGCGCAGAATGAACATGATCGTGCCTCCCAAGGGCAACCTGAAGGGATTGTCCGTCATCATGAATGAGCTGGCCGGCAAGCTCGGTCTCGCACTCCAGCCCGCCTCGGCCGCTCCCTGCGAAAACGTCTACGAGGCGAAGTCCCCGTCCACCGCGGCCAGGACCGTCTCGCTGAAGGAGGTACGATGA
- a CDS encoding NADP oxidoreductase has translation MAKPKIASVWLEACAGCHMSFLDIDERIVDLLGKVELTATPITDIKTFPEVEVGVIEGALGNEEELHLAKELRERCKILIAWGDCAVFGGINCMRNFMPAEQVLKEGYVDTVSTVNPDGVLPRQDLPALLPQAIPVDRAVKVDVYVPGCPPDADTIYYVFSEILEGRIPTVPTDIMRYD, from the coding sequence ATGGCGAAGCCGAAAATCGCGTCCGTCTGGCTTGAGGCCTGTGCGGGCTGCCATATGTCCTTTCTCGACATCGACGAACGGATAGTGGATCTCCTCGGCAAGGTGGAGCTCACCGCCACGCCCATCACCGACATCAAGACCTTCCCCGAGGTCGAGGTGGGGGTCATCGAGGGCGCCCTCGGCAACGAGGAGGAGCTTCATCTCGCGAAGGAGCTGAGGGAGCGGTGCAAGATCCTCATTGCCTGGGGAGACTGTGCCGTCTTCGGCGGAATCAACTGCATGCGGAATTTTATGCCTGCCGAGCAGGTGCTGAAGGAAGGATACGTGGACACCGTCAGCACGGTGAACCCCGACGGCGTACTTCCCCGCCAGGATCTCCCGGCGCTTCTGCCCCAGGCGATCCCCGTGGACCGGGCCGTCAAGGTGGATGTCTACGTTCCCGGATGCCCGCCCGACGCGGACACCATCTATTATGTCTTCAGCGAGATACTGGAGGGGCGGATTCCCACCGTTCCCACGGATATCATGCGCTACGACTAG
- a CDS encoding Ni/Fe hydrogenase subunit alpha: MENTKKNTIVVNPITRIEGHGKITVDLTDGGAVDRVRFHVTQYRGFEVFSKGRDFREMPVITPRICGICPVSHHLASAKACDAILGVTLTPTAAKLREVMHMGQFIQSHALSFFHLSSPDLLFGFDADPAIRNVAGLAQEYPDLAVAGIGMRKYGQEIIKTLGGKKVHPWHSIPGGVNRSLRAEEKDGMIAALPKLKDDLRKALDLVKNYLAENAELAARFATLETSYLGLVKDGNLELYDGRIRLKSPRGRITDEFDDSEYCAHIGEHVEEWSYLKFPFYRPLGFPHGSYRVGPLGRINACDDISTPEASAELAAFRKSTDDGMVHYTLYYHYARLIEILYSMERLEELLNDPDVLGSDLRITGNVTNREGVGVVEAPRGTLIHHYEVDGKGAIERANLIVATGHNNYAMNRGVEQVARDYITGSDVKEGALNRMEHVIRCYDPCLSCSTHAVGKMPLKLEVRNSRGDVVRTVTKE, from the coding sequence ATGGAGAACACGAAGAAAAACACCATTGTGGTGAATCCCATCACCCGCATCGAAGGCCACGGAAAGATCACCGTGGACCTGACGGACGGCGGCGCCGTCGACAGGGTCCGCTTCCACGTGACCCAGTACCGGGGGTTCGAGGTCTTCTCGAAGGGCAGGGATTTCCGGGAAATGCCGGTGATCACCCCCCGTATCTGCGGAATCTGCCCCGTGAGCCATCATCTCGCCTCCGCCAAGGCCTGCGACGCCATTCTCGGCGTCACCCTCACGCCCACGGCGGCGAAGCTGCGGGAGGTCATGCACATGGGGCAGTTCATCCAGTCCCATGCCCTCTCCTTCTTCCACCTGTCGAGCCCGGACCTGCTCTTCGGGTTCGACGCCGACCCCGCCATCCGGAACGTGGCCGGGCTGGCCCAGGAATACCCCGATCTGGCTGTGGCGGGCATCGGCATGAGGAAATACGGCCAGGAGATCATCAAGACCCTGGGCGGCAAGAAGGTCCATCCGTGGCACAGCATTCCCGGAGGGGTGAACCGCAGCCTCCGGGCGGAGGAGAAGGACGGCATGATCGCCGCCCTGCCGAAGCTCAAGGATGACCTCCGGAAGGCCCTCGACCTGGTGAAGAACTACCTGGCGGAGAATGCGGAACTGGCCGCCCGGTTCGCCACCCTCGAGACGTCCTACCTGGGCCTCGTGAAGGACGGAAACCTGGAGCTCTACGACGGCCGCATCCGGCTCAAGAGTCCCAGGGGACGAATCACCGACGAGTTCGACGACAGCGAATACTGCGCCCACATAGGGGAGCACGTGGAGGAGTGGAGCTACCTGAAGTTCCCCTTCTACCGTCCCCTGGGCTTCCCCCACGGATCCTACCGCGTGGGGCCCCTGGGACGAATCAACGCCTGCGACGACATTTCCACTCCCGAAGCATCGGCGGAGCTGGCTGCCTTCAGGAAGTCCACCGATGACGGCATGGTCCACTACACCCTCTACTACCACTACGCCAGGCTCATCGAGATCCTCTATTCCATGGAGCGTCTCGAAGAGCTCCTGAACGACCCGGACGTCCTCGGCAGCGACCTCAGGATCACCGGAAACGTAACGAACCGCGAGGGTGTCGGAGTGGTGGAGGCCCCCAGGGGAACCCTTATCCACCATTACGAGGTGGACGGCAAGGGTGCCATCGAGCGGGCGAATCTCATTGTGGCCACCGGGCACAACAACTACGCCATGAACCGGGGCGTGGAACAGGTGGCCAGGGACTACATCACGGGCTCCGACGTGAAGGAAGGGGCACTGAACCGCATGGAGCACGTAATCCGCTGCTACGACCCGTGCCTCTCCTGCTCCACCCACGCCGTCGGAAAGATGCCCCTGAAGCTCGAGGTGCGGAACAGCCGCGGCGACGTGGTGAGGACGGTCACCAAGGAGTGA
- a CDS encoding hydrogenase maturation protease, whose protein sequence is MKVLVCGYGNPFRTDDGVGHLLAPAVAELIAFRGGEAEVRLEHQLLPEMAEEFGKYDLLAFTDARVPGTGSGNGYDIREISPDPALEGLNIHSVGPEWILALAARLWGKVPPSVLVSVEGESFDFGEGLTAACNERMNCALAAFDEWLRDRNLQ, encoded by the coding sequence GTGAAGGTCCTCGTCTGCGGCTACGGCAACCCCTTCCGGACCGATGACGGGGTGGGGCATCTTCTCGCCCCTGCCGTGGCTGAACTGATCGCTTTCCGTGGAGGAGAGGCGGAGGTCCGCCTGGAGCACCAGCTTCTGCCCGAAATGGCGGAGGAGTTCGGGAAGTACGATCTGCTGGCCTTCACCGACGCACGGGTGCCCGGTACCGGGAGCGGGAACGGATACGATATCCGGGAGATTTCTCCCGACCCCGCTCTCGAAGGACTCAACATCCACTCGGTGGGCCCGGAGTGGATTCTTGCCCTCGCCGCGAGGCTATGGGGGAAAGTGCCACCGTCGGTACTCGTCAGCGTGGAGGGGGAATCCTTCGATTTCGGCGAAGGCCTGACTGCGGCATGCAATGAACGGATGAACTGCGCCCTCGCCGCTTTCGATGAATGGCTGAGAGACAGAAATTTACAGTAG